Proteins co-encoded in one Pseudoliparis swirei isolate HS2019 ecotype Mariana Trench chromosome 7, NWPU_hadal_v1, whole genome shotgun sequence genomic window:
- the fbxo21 gene encoding LOW QUALITY PROTEIN: F-box only protein 21 (The sequence of the model RefSeq protein was modified relative to this genomic sequence to represent the inferred CDS: substituted 1 base at 1 genomic stop codon), producing the protein MATPVAGAGPQSINGLLSGPRTKKLTDLPTELLELILRSSVLQHRDVCSVSCCCRRLHDVCHGRGEVWGHQYKLRWPRLQMFYRQNECCDWLREYKTRHRVGIQIRRTVESISKRFFTEVPCVGQVLGDSFAEIESLGMPEHFCEDELLFILNSDKRKSLTLKYYAKKILYFLRQQNILRSLKTFMEQPAEQQSSLEGAVLDSVSSQLDEIVDKVKKMLRIKNPSHPVLQRGEAGSVDLELQRQVVSALNSVLYEQLQFKGNEFDYYNPLNSYIHQVHAHGASLPTALSVRHLILGPRPLTLSLXPISTKRVPLKTFVSSSARRTEDIYDFVYIDAFGKGKQLTAKECEYLIGHQVTADYYSAISTTEVLLRMVGNLLNIGKRGEGNEKSYQLLRDSLDLYLTINPDNVQYLLLQARLYFHLGIWPEKVLDILQHIQALDPSQHGAVGYLVQHTLEHIQHKKHPATPEVKRRSAPEHLEVQYSVGLIMKHKRSGYNCVIYGWDPKCTMSQEWISTMRVQQLSSGAQQPFYNVLVQDGTCRYAAQENLEPHSAPLEIGHPEVGRYFSEFADTHYSANEELQTRYTEDAVETLGAVQELYHRPPAPGLGDRAAAATDPDPHRALPM; encoded by the exons ATGGCGACTCCTGTAGCCGGAGCGGGGCCGCAGAGTATAAACGGGCTGCTGTCCGGCCCGCGGACCAAGAAGCTGACCGACCTGCCCACCGAGCTGCTGGAGCTCATCCTCCGGTCCTCGGTCCTCCAGCACCGGGACGTGTGCAGCGtgtcctgctgctgcaggcggCTCCACGACGTCTGCCACGGGAGGGGGGAGGTCTGGGGACACCAGTACAAACTAAG GTGGCCGCGGCTGCAGATGTTTTACCGTCAGAACGAGTGCTGCGATTGGCTCAGAGAATACAAAACACGCCACAGAGTCGGCATTCAGATCCGGAGGACCGTGGAGTCGATCTCCAAGAGATTCTTCACAGAGGTC CCCTGCGTGGGCCAGGTGCTCGGGGACAGCTTCGCTGAGATCGAGTCGCTCGGGATGCCGGAGCACTTCTGTGAAGACGAGCTGCTCTTCATCCTTAACTCTGACAAGAG gaaGAGCTTGACCCTGAAGTACTATGCTAAGAAGATCCTTTACTTCCTGAGGCAGCAGAACATCCTGAGGAGCTTGAAGACGTTCATGGAGCAGCCGGCAGAGCAGCAGTCGTCTCTGGAGG GTGCCGTCCTGGACAGCGTGTCCTCTCAGCTGGACGAGATTGTGGACAAAGTGAAGAAGATGCTGAGAATCAAGAACCCGTCTCACCCCGTCCTGCAGAGAG GTGAGGCCGGCTCCGTGGACCTGGAGCTCCAGAGGCAGGTGGTGTCGGCTCTGAACTCCGTCCTGTACGAGCAGCTCCAGTTCAAAGGCAACGAGTTCGACTACTACAACCCTCTGAACTCGTACATCCACCAGGTACACGCCCACGGCGCGTCTTTAC ctacagcactatcagttagacatcta ATCCTCGGCCCTAGACCTCTGACTCTTTCTCTGTGACCAATTTCTACCAAACGAGTTCCCCTGAAAACATTTGTTTCCTCCTCTGCTCGCAGGACTGAGGACATCTACGACTTTGTGTACATCGACGCCTTCGGGAAAGGAAAGCAGCTGACGGCCAAGGAGTGCGAGTACCTGATCGGCCACCAGGTGACGGCAGACTACTACAGCGCCATCAGCACCACCGAGGTGCTGCTCCGCATGGTGGGCAACCTGCTGAACATCGGCAAACGAGG GGAGGGCAACGAGAAGTCCTACCAGCTGCTGAGGGACTCCCTGGACCTCTACCTCACCATCAACCCCGACAACGTGCAGTACCTGCTGCTGCAGGCACGCCTCTACTTCCACCTGGGCATCTGGCCAGAAAAG gtgctGGACATCCTGCAGCACATCCAGGCCCTGGACCCCTCCCAGCACGGGGCGGTGGGCTACCTGGTGCAGCACACGCTGGAGCACATCCAGCACAAGAAGCACCCGGCCACCCCCGAGGTGAAGCGGCGCAGCGCCCCGGAGCACCTGGAGGTCCAGTACTCCGTCGGCCTCATCATGAAACACAAGAG GTCGGGGTACAACTGTGTGATCTACGGCTGGGACCCCAAGTGCACCATGAGCCAGGAGTGGATCAGCACCATGAGGGTCCAGCAGCTGTCCAGCGGGGCCCAGCAGCCCTTCTACAACGTGCTGGTGCAGGACGGCACGTGTCGCTACGCGGCGCAAG AGAACCTGGAGCCGCACTCGGCGCCGCTGGAGATCGGCCACCCAGAGGTGGGCCGCTACTTCTCTGAGTTTGCCGACACCCACTACTCCGCCAACGAGGAGCTACAGACGCGCTACACGGAGGATGCTGTGGAAACTCTAGGCGCGGTGCAGGAGCTGTACCACCGGCCCCCGGCCCCCGGCCTCGGGGACCGGGCTGCTGCTGCCACGGACCCAGACCCCCACCGGGCCCTGCCCATGTAG
- the fbxw8 gene encoding F-box/WD repeat-containing protein 8: MAEDELVAFRERWKEELTSNTDEQRPVGAAPPSPRDGQTDFKHRYFENVENLNEACSPSKQEGGGGGGGGKKGDNAAAESEDQPEYVSIARSLLDGRTSPLRDRMQEERARRKRLYHNMTCAQDAAAEEEEEEEEEEEVEEDPELLDQLIQDLNEVNDVPFFDMELPYELALKIFQSLNRTELGRCAQVSPFPVSSHLGPFPSMCLSPRHRGLICHYDFSEDALSQDHVPPICRSDYVPSSGYNYNIGLAVPYDKLPGSHPAR, encoded by the exons ATGGCCGAAGACGAGCTTGTTGCGTTCAGGGAGCGTTGGAAAGAAGAGTTAACGAGTAATACCGACGAGCAGAGACCCGTTGGCGCCGCGCCCCCTTCGCCGCGGGACGGCCAGACAGACTTTAAACACAGGTATTTTGAAAACGTGGAAAATCTGAACGAGGCCTGTAgtccttcaaaacaagaaggaggaggaggaggaggaggaggaaaaaagggggaCAACGCTGCAGCGGAGTCAGAGGACCAGCCTGAATATGTGTCCATTGCACGGAGTCTGCTGGACGGGAGGACCAGTCCCCTGCGGGACcggatgcaggaggagagggccCGGAGGAAGAGGCTGTACCACAACATGACCTGCGCTCAGGACGCAGCAGCG gaggaggaagaggaggaggaggaggaggaggaggtggaggaggacccggAGCTGCTGGACCAACTCATTCAAGACCtg AATGAAGTCAACGACGTCCCGTTCTTCGACATGGAGCTGCCGTATGAGTTGGCCCTGAAGATATTCCAGAGCCTCAACCGCACCGAGCTGGGCCGCTGTGCCCAGGTGAGCCCGttccctgtctcctctcaccTGGGCCCGttccct TCCATGTGTTTGTCCCCCAGACACCGAGGACTCATCTGCCACTACGACTTCTCTGAGGACGCCTTGTCTCAGGACCACGTGCCGCCCATCTGCAGGTCCGACTACGTCCCGTCCTCCGGATACAACTACAACATCGGCCTGGCGGTGCCGTACGACAAGCTGCCCGGCTCCCACCCGGCCCGCTGA
- the LOC130196404 gene encoding nipped-B-like protein B, translating into MRDQEGDQEGDQVMDQVRAQVKDQVRAQVKDQVRAQVKDQVRAQLRDQVRAQVKDQVRAQVRDQVKDQVRAQVRAQVRAQVKDQVRAQLRAQVKDQVRAQVKDQVRAQVRDQVKDQVRAQVKDQVKDQVRAQVKDQVKDQVKDQVTDQVKDQVRA; encoded by the coding sequence ATGAGAGACCAGGAAGGGGACCAGGAAGGGGACCAGGTGATGGACCAGGTGAGGgcccaggtgaaggaccaggtgagggcccaggtgaaggaccaggtgagggcccaggtgaaggaccaggtgagggcccagctgagggaccaggtgagggcccaggtgaaggaccaggtgagggcccaggtgagggaccaggtgaaggaccaggtgagggcccAGGTGAGGGCCCAGGTGAGGgcccaggtgaaggaccaggtgagggcccAGCTGAGGgcccaggtgaaggaccaggtgagggcccaggtgaaggaccaggtgagggcccaggtgagggaccaggtgaaggaccaggtgagggcccaggtgaaggaccaggtgaaggaccaggtgagggcccaggtgaaggaccaggtgaaggaccaggtgaaggaccaggtgacggaccaggtgaaggaccaggtgagggcctag